One Methylohalobius crimeensis 10Ki DNA segment encodes these proteins:
- a CDS encoding sll1863 family stress response protein has translation MNERDAYVQKMKAKLDEWNAELDKLSAQAEAAEADAKLEYQDQIDELEKLRNQARQKLGEVESASDDAWADVRQGAEAALNEMNNAFSNALKRFK, from the coding sequence ATGAATGAACGTGATGCTTATGTACAAAAGATGAAGGCCAAGCTGGATGAATGGAACGCCGAGTTGGATAAACTGAGCGCCCAAGCGGAAGCGGCCGAAGCGGACGCCAAGTTGGAATACCAGGATCAGATAGACGAACTCGAAAAGCTGCGCAACCAGGCCCGTCAAAAGCTGGGGGAAGTGGAATCGGCGAGCGACGATGCGTGGGCGGACGTCCGGCAAGGCGCGGAAGCGGCGTTGAACGAGATGAACAACGCTTTCAGCAATGCCCTGAAGCGTTTCAAGTAA
- a CDS encoding RelA/SpoT family protein: protein MPVPPSVSSPERLKFAPRVWEATPEYRLLNSLCRGYAPEQAEAVRRALASVLTAERQPGKRSNAFAVARTLKSVWADAPTLQAALLVDAVPDSNRLSTEFGTQVAEWVTKVKRLEQLVCPEAQAALSDQAKSQDQEVEMWRRLFLAVANDVRPLLIVLARRLETLRQVVARKAPEGNTPPTLARETLAVHAPLASRLGVHRLKWELEDLAFRHLEPEAYYHLATRLASTRANRESYVNDFIAHLKTGLHHAGITANVQGRPKHLFSIWKKMQRKQLDFSGLFDLNAVRVIVGDVPACYRVLALVHDRWEPIPEEYDDYIARPKDNGYQSLHTVIEGPQGLPVEIQIRTDAMHTLAEYGMAAHWRYKEGGRHDATLEHTVAALRRSLQTGAKGEDWFAGRVFVLSPRHRVICLPAGATPVDFAYAIHTQVGHRCRGARVDDRIVPLDYRLRTGQRVEILTAKSGGPNRGWLDQIRTGRARHRIRQWFKRQEAENHLRLGRQRLEREQRRLGLKEIDWPAILRRFRFRKPEEVWIAAGRGEISRGQVATALRGNISPSTPPVDPKSSVGAGPSARSNSGQSQGVAPTLSVQGEPNLLTRLARCCQPSPGDPVIGYLTVQHRITIHRRDCPNIVHLPEARRERLVEAAWE from the coding sequence ATGCCCGTGCCACCGTCCGTTTCTTCTCCGGAGCGATTGAAGTTCGCCCCCAGGGTTTGGGAAGCGACCCCGGAATATCGTTTGCTGAACAGTTTGTGCCGGGGCTATGCCCCGGAGCAGGCCGAAGCCGTGCGCCGCGCCCTGGCATCCGTCCTGACCGCGGAACGTCAACCGGGCAAGCGTTCCAACGCCTTCGCCGTGGCCCGAACCCTCAAAAGTGTCTGGGCCGACGCCCCCACCCTGCAGGCGGCTTTGCTGGTCGATGCCGTACCGGACAGCAACAGATTGTCCACCGAATTCGGCACCCAGGTCGCCGAATGGGTGACCAAGGTCAAGCGACTGGAGCAATTGGTCTGCCCGGAAGCACAGGCGGCCCTCTCGGATCAGGCGAAGTCCCAAGACCAAGAGGTGGAAATGTGGCGCCGCCTGTTTCTGGCCGTCGCCAACGACGTGCGTCCCCTCCTGATCGTCCTCGCCCGGCGACTGGAAACGCTGCGCCAGGTCGTCGCACGAAAAGCACCGGAGGGAAATACCCCGCCGACGCTGGCCCGGGAAACCCTGGCGGTGCATGCGCCCCTGGCCAGCCGCCTCGGCGTGCACCGGTTGAAATGGGAACTGGAGGACCTGGCTTTCCGCCATCTGGAACCGGAAGCCTATTACCACTTGGCGACCCGGCTGGCTTCGACCCGCGCCAACCGGGAAAGCTACGTCAACGATTTCATCGCTCACCTGAAGACCGGACTGCACCACGCCGGAATCACCGCCAACGTCCAGGGGCGTCCCAAGCATTTATTCAGCATCTGGAAGAAAATGCAGCGCAAACAGCTGGATTTCTCGGGACTCTTCGATCTCAACGCCGTGCGGGTGATCGTCGGCGACGTGCCCGCCTGCTATCGGGTTCTGGCTTTGGTGCACGACCGCTGGGAACCGATTCCGGAAGAATACGACGATTACATCGCCCGGCCCAAGGACAACGGCTATCAATCGCTCCACACCGTGATCGAGGGACCGCAGGGCCTGCCGGTGGAAATCCAGATCCGCACCGACGCCATGCACACCCTGGCGGAATACGGGATGGCGGCCCATTGGCGCTACAAGGAGGGCGGGCGCCACGACGCCACCCTGGAACATACCGTCGCGGCGCTGCGCCGCTCGCTGCAGACGGGGGCAAAAGGGGAAGACTGGTTCGCCGGACGGGTATTCGTGCTCTCCCCCCGCCATCGGGTGATCTGTCTGCCCGCCGGGGCGACCCCGGTGGATTTCGCCTACGCCATTCATACCCAGGTGGGCCATCGTTGTCGCGGCGCGCGGGTGGACGACCGCATCGTGCCGCTGGATTATCGTCTCCGGACCGGACAACGGGTGGAGATTTTGACCGCCAAATCCGGGGGGCCGAACCGCGGCTGGCTCGATCAGATTCGGACCGGCCGCGCCCGCCACCGCATCCGGCAATGGTTCAAGCGCCAGGAAGCGGAAAACCATCTCCGCCTGGGGCGCCAACGGCTGGAGCGCGAACAGCGCCGACTGGGATTGAAGGAAATCGATTGGCCGGCGATTTTGCGGCGTTTTCGTTTTCGCAAACCGGAAGAAGTATGGATCGCCGCCGGCCGCGGAGAGATCTCGCGCGGTCAAGTCGCAACCGCCCTGCGTGGGAACATCTCCCCGTCAACCCCACCGGTCGACCCCAAATCCTCAGTAGGAGCGGGCCCCAGTGCCCGTTCTAATTCGGGGCAATCACAGGGGGTTGCCCCGACATTGTCCGTGCAAGGAGAACCGAATCTGCTGACCCGGCTGGCCCGCTGCTGCCAGCCGTCGCCGGGAGATCCGGTGATCGGCTATCTCACCGTCCAGCACCGGATCACCATCCACCGCCGGGATTGTCCCAATATCGTGCATCTGCCGGAAGCACGGCGGGAACGCCTGGTGGAGGCGGCTTGGGAATGA
- a CDS encoding PhzF family phenazine biosynthesis protein: MSEVRYYIVDAFAREAFSGAQIGVFPRAEKLTGTRMQQLAGELNLPQTLFLLPPQDPDHDYRARIFMPHREMNFAAQAIVAAGYVLAHLDDFPKETADTRIALETRRGVLPVHIIREHGEPRLITLAMSVEPIVDSFTPPLEELAAILGLKPSQIETQRFHPKIAACGRPFLIIPLKDDETVRRAVFDFKTWAESTAPATAAQEILLFSARTRRPETDFHARLVGPDIAPREAPPVGAAMPAFCAYLCAHPHIRRGTYVFTVERGAEDARRSLIHLEMDHRGSDRLNLRIGGEATIVAEGNIL, from the coding sequence ATGAGCGAAGTCCGCTATTACATCGTCGACGCCTTTGCCCGGGAAGCCTTCAGTGGCGCCCAGATCGGTGTCTTTCCCCGGGCGGAAAAACTGACCGGAACCCGGATGCAACAATTGGCGGGCGAGCTGAACCTACCCCAGACCCTCTTCCTGCTGCCTCCGCAAGACCCCGACCACGATTACCGGGCGCGGATCTTCATGCCCCACCGGGAGATGAATTTCGCCGCCCAGGCCATTGTCGCCGCAGGTTATGTGTTGGCGCATCTCGACGATTTTCCCAAGGAGACAGCCGATACCCGCATCGCCCTGGAAACCCGGCGCGGCGTCCTGCCGGTGCATATAATCCGCGAACACGGCGAACCGCGGCTGATCACCCTGGCGATGAGCGTGGAACCGATCGTCGATTCGTTCACGCCACCGCTGGAAGAACTGGCGGCGATCCTGGGATTAAAACCGTCCCAGATCGAAACCCAACGCTTTCACCCCAAAATCGCCGCCTGCGGCCGACCCTTCCTGATCATTCCACTGAAGGACGACGAAACCGTGCGGCGCGCGGTGTTCGACTTCAAAACCTGGGCCGAATCCACCGCCCCCGCCACCGCCGCCCAGGAAATTCTTTTATTCAGCGCCCGGACCCGGCGCCCGGAAACGGACTTTCACGCCCGCTTGGTGGGCCCCGATATCGCCCCCCGGGAAGCGCCGCCGGTGGGGGCGGCCATGCCCGCATTTTGCGCCTACCTGTGCGCGCATCCCCATATCCGCCGGGGGACTTACGTATTTACCGTGGAGCGGGGAGCGGAAGACGCCCGTCGCAGCCTGATTCATTTGGAAATGGACCACCGGGGATCCGACCGGCTTAATCTTCGTATCGGCGGAGAGGCGACCATCGTGGCGGAAGGCAATATTCTCTGA